One Salvia miltiorrhiza cultivar Shanhuang (shh) chromosome 6, IMPLAD_Smil_shh, whole genome shotgun sequence genomic window, tcactctctcgtgcctttttccactcaatttctctctcaaggaatcaaattccctcaatctaccaacTGAACTCAAAAACCAACTGCACCAACGAGATTGCCAAACTGTCTCAACGAGAGCACTCAATGAAACGTCCCACAAGAGACCACACCAACAACACTAAACGGATACGAAAAGGTGGGAAACCCCCAACGAAAACGAAAAGAACCAGAAACGCAGactgaacaacccaaaaagtacTGCGCAGAAATAAGCTCAAAACcctctatactacccaaggattccagaaaacacaacgaaAAGTAAACGAAAACTGGAAAAAGTATACGCAGAAACTGTCCCGAAgggctctatactacccaaggactccagaaaacacaacgagaaataatcaaaaatcgGAAAAAATGTACGCAGAAACTGCCCCAAAAGGCTCTATACGATGCCAGTGAAACTGTAGGAACAAGATGTTGCAAGAAAATTTTCGGAACTTCTATaggttctgaaaaaaaaaagaaaattcaagaACCAAACGAAAATTATGACGTATGGATTTATATGGATGTGTGTAAGTCGTATGATGAAGGATGTGTATAAGCGTGTATGTTTATGAGTAATTCAGACCACGCAGATAACTTAATTCGAGAGATATTATGGTATTGAAATCACAGCAGAACAAAAATAGACGCAGAAAACGGAACAGAAAACTCAGACGCAGAGAACCCTAAAACGCAGAAAACGGAAACCCTAAATTCTACCCTTGACacagaaacaaaacgaaacttggatacgaaacgcggctctggtgccaaatgatacgatccttgccgatcgatcgaacacaacgcacgcggaagactgaactggaacggaaaaggatggaaatcccaaaacctctgaatctaacccacggaatgatttaggcgaacggatccctaaaccccaacgtgcagttgacgcagcaactcagggacgctgaatgacacccgacgagggttggttgatctcgccgttacgtcgataaattgaattcgtcttggaaaaatcaagaagaattcgaaactctcaagagagaataaaaaactcacaatttgattaaaggtaggctaattttcgtccaacatgtagcatccatatatataggcaaaactaaacctagtctaataaggaaacaacttaaaaacaagccctaataagccaaacaaggcccttactacttaaattcgaaaataacaaGGCCCTTTAAActcatgggctgcgaaaataacaaagctgaaataaataaatgaagtcttcaaaataaatcaaatcttcaagcttcggcccactcgcatgtaatgagattaattagacttgggccgactccaccatctccaataggtctcttcatcaactcttgagcccataCTTCTTGAACTAatctcatcaagctctccttgaacttcttggctcgtgctcttgtaaccggaccaacaggaacatgcaccgggtcttgcaccaacgaaccttgggctgcatcattaaCCCACCCCCATGAGCTTCACGAACAAGCAATTCACGCATGGAACACTTAGGAATGcacaatttattttctctaaaTAAATAGCCCTCATGCTTATAGAACTTATCAAATGCAGCATGCTCACAAGCTAAATATAGAgaaccaaaatcagaatcattggcatacaattccttaattgaCTCAAAACCAAGAAGCTTAGAACTCAAAGTAGTGATCAAAGCATACCTTCGAGACAACGCATCAGCCACAATGTTTTCCTTCCCTTTTTTGTACTTGATCACATATGGAAACGATTCAATGAATTCCACCCACTTAACATGTCTCTTGCTAAGCTTACCTTGACCCTTGAGGTATTTGAGAGATTCATGATCCGTGTGAATTACAAACTCTCTTGGCCACAAGTAATGCTGCCATGTTTCCAAAGCTCTTACCAAAGCATATAACTCTTTGTCGTAGGTTGGATAGTTCAATTGAGCTCCTTTCAACTTTTCGCTAAAATAAGCAATTGGCTTTCCATCCTGCAACAAAACAGCACCTACTCCTActccagaagcatcacattcaagcTCAAACATTCTATCAAAGTTAGGTAATGCAAGAATAGGAGCAGAAGTTAGTTTTTCTTTAAGGAGATTAAAAGCATGTTCTTGTTTTTCCCCCAATGAAAACCAACATCTTTTTTCACTATCTCATTCAAAGGTGCAGCAATCGTGCTAAAATCCTTAACAAACCTTCTATAGAAACTAGCGAGACCATGAAAACTTCTAACTTGTGCCACATTTTGAGGAATTGGCCATTCTAAGATAGCTTtcactttctctttttccatttcaaTTCCATTAGCActcacaacaaaaccaagaaaaacaACTTTATCCATGCAAAAAGAACACTTTTTAAGATTAGCATACAATGATTCTTTTCTTAAAGTGTCTAAAACAGCACGCAAATGATCAAGATGTTCTTCAACATTTTTGCTATagatcaagatgtcatcaaagtaaacaaccaCAAATTTTCCAATGAAATTTCTCAAAACATGATGCATCAATCTCATGAAAGTACTAGGTGCATTagttaatccaaaaggcatgactaaccactcatacaaaccataCTTTGTTTTGAAAGCAATTTTCCATTCATCTCCTTCTCGAATTCGAATTTGGTGATAACCacttttcaaatcaattttactAAACACAATTGCCCCATATAACTCATCAAGCATATCATCTAGCCTAGGAATAGGAtagcgatactttaccgtgatctTGTTAATTGCTCGACAATCCGTGCACATTCTCCACGATCCATCTTTCTTGGGCACAACAATCACCGGTACAGCACATGGACTCATGCTCTCACGAATCTTTCCTTTCTCCAACAACTCTTGGACTTGCATTTGGATCTCTTTAGTCTCTTCCGGATTGGCTCGATAAGCTGGTCGGTTTGGTAGAACAACCCCGGGAGCAAAGTCAATTTGATGCTCAATACCTCTTAAATGAGGTAATCCACTTGGTTCGTCCTCAGGAAAGACGTcctcaaactcctgcaaaagaGACACAAAAGTACTAGGCAAAGATGGGGTTAGTTCGTTAGTGCTAAAGAATGACTCTTTGTACACCAAAATGAACACACTCTTTTCTTCGACTATTgcactctttatttcttttgttctcACATAAaaattctgttttttttttccctcacTCTTGCTTTTCTCTCGACTCTTTTTTCACTCGACTCTTTTTTGACTACCTCACTTTTATTGCTCTCAACCTCACGAGCTCTCCTTGCTTGAGACAATTTCTGCTGGTCCTCTTGAACTTGTTGAGGTGTCAAAGAAACAAGCATGATGGATTTGTTGTTGTCCTTGAAGGTGTAGTGATTGCGGAATCCATCATAGGTCACCCTTCGATCAAACTGCCATGGCCTCCCCAAAAGAATGTGACTAGCATGCATTGGCACCACATCACAAAGAACTTCATCTTTATAATTGCcaatagaaaatgaaattagaactTGTTTGGTCACACGAATTTCACCACATTCATTAAGCCATTGTAGCTTATATGGATGAGGATGCCGTTCAGTTTTTAAGTTCAGTTTCTCCACCATCTCGCCACTTGCAACATTGGTACAACTACCACCATCAATAATTAACATGCAAACTTTACCTTGGACTAAACATCTTGTGTGGAAGATGTTCTTTCTTTGTTCTTCCTCCTGTTTGATTTGCACGTTTAGAGCCCTTCGAACCACCAAAAGCTCACCATGTTCCGGTACAATCTCCTCCAAttgttcatcatcttcaccatcatcatcatcatcatcatgttcACTTTCAGATTCGATTTCTCCATTTGGCTTCAAGACCATCACCCTTTTGTTTGGACATTGAGATGCAATATGTCCAACACCTTGACATCGAAAACATTTGATATCTCTATTTCTAGTAGAATATGTAGAATTAGAGATACCTTTTCCCTTTTCGCCTTCGTTGGACTTGAATTTGGACACATCATTTTGAGGTTTAGAGGCTGCCCCAAAATTTGACTTAGACGAAGTCCACTCCTTCGACTTTGAAGATTGAGAACTTGTTGGAAAATTCCTTTGAAAGGTTCCCTTCTTCTTCAATTGCCTCTCCACTTTCATGGCCATGTGAACCATATCCTCCAGCTCCACATAGTGTTGTAGGTCCACGATGTTTGCAATCTCCTTATTCAGCCCGCATAGGAATCGAGCCATGGTTGCCTCTCTATCCTCATCAACATTTGCCCTAATCATGGCAATCTCCATCTCTTTGTAGTACTCATCAACAGATTTAGTACCTTGATTCATAGATTGTAATTTCTGATACAATTCACAAAAATAATGAGAAGGTACAAATCTCTTACGCATTATGCTTTTCATTTCCTCCCATGTGGAAATTGGTCTCTCTCGATAGCGTCTTCTATTTGTTGTCAATTGATCCCACCAAACTATTGCATAATCAGTGAATTCAATTGCAGCAAGTCTAACCTTCTTTTCCTCGGAGTAGTTGTGACACTCAAAGAtgagctccacctttctctcccactcCAAATAGGCTTCAGGATCACTCCTTCCTTGGAATGTTGGGATCTTCAATTTGATGCTTCCCAAGTCACCATCAACTTCATTttga contains:
- the LOC130990742 gene encoding uncharacterized protein LOC130990742 is translated as MENTNPIEFTLQAMQQQFARFGAVMENVTERLERLEFQAPPRNEEERESDGEDDRTSTHRNERRGGGRRRRHQNEVDGDLGSIKLKIPTFQGRSDPEAYLEWERKVELIFECHNYSEEKKVRLAAIEFTDYAIVWWDQLTTNRRRYRERPISTWEEMKSIMRKRFVPSHYFCELYQKLQSMNQGTKSVDEYYKEMEIAMIRANVDEDREATMARFLCGLNKEIANIVDLQHYVELEDMVHMAMKVERQLKKKGTFQRNFPTSSQSSKSKEWTSSKSNFGAASKPQNDVSKFKSNEGEKGKGISNSTYSTRNRDIKCFRCQGVGHIASQCPNKRVMVLKPNGEIESESEHDDDDDDGEDDEQLEEIVPEHGELLVVRRALNVQIKQEEEQRKNIFHTRCLVQGKVCMLIIDGGSCTNVASGEMVEKLNLKTERHPHPYKLQWLNECGEIRVTKQVLISFSIGNYKDEVLCDVVPMHASHILLGRPWQFDRRVTYDGFRNHYTFKDNNKSIMLVSLTPQQVQEDQQKLSQARRAREVESNKSEEFEDVFPEDEPSGLPHLRGIEHQIDFAPGVVLPNRPAYRANPEETKEIQMQVQELLEKGKIRESMSPCAVPVIVVPKKDGSWRMCTDCRAINKITVKYRYPIPRLDDMLDELYGAIVFSKIDLKSGYHQIRIREGDEWKIAFKTKYGLYEWLVMPFGLTNAPSTFMRLMHHVLRNFIGKFVVVYFDDILIYSKNVEEHLDHLRAVLDTLRKESLYANLKKCSFCMDKVVFLGFVVSANGIEMEKEKVKAILEWPIPQNVAQVRSFHGLASFYRRMFELECDASGVGVGAVLLQDGKPIAYFSEKLKGAQLNYPTYDKELYALVRALETWQHYLWPREFVIHTDHESLKYLKGQACEHAAFDKFYKHEGYLFRENKLCIPKCSMRELLVREAHGGGLMMQPKNL